One segment of Theobroma cacao cultivar B97-61/B2 chromosome 9, Criollo_cocoa_genome_V2, whole genome shotgun sequence DNA contains the following:
- the LOC18589073 gene encoding tetraspanin-8, whose protein sequence is MTFRLSNNLVGILNLVTFILSIPILGTGIWLSREGVTECERFLDKPLIVIGVFLMVVSLAGLIGACCRVTWLLWLYLVVMFLLIVLGIVFTIFAFAVTNKGAGEVLSGKGYKEYRLGDYSNWLQKRVTDQKNWNKIKSCLVDSKVCTDFRDKYLNDTVEAFYREHLSAVQSGCCKPSNDCQFTYVGPTNWTKTNGDFTNTDCNLWDNNLNTLCFNCQSCKAGFIDNLKSSWKKVAIVNIVFLVFLIVVYSVGCCAFRNNRRDNAYHQGWKP, encoded by the exons ATGACCTTCCGCTTGAGCAACAATCTAGTTGGAATTCTCAACTTGGTAACATTCATCCTCTCGATCCCTATCCTCGGCACCGGCATCTGGCTGAGCCGAGAAGGCGTAACGGAATGCGAGCGGTTTTTAGACAAGCCCCTTATCGTAATCGGAGTCTTCCTCATGGTTGTCTCACTCGCGGGACTAATCGGGGCGTGCTGTCGCGTGACGTGGCTACTCTGGCTCTACCTCGTCGTCATGTTCCTCCTCATCGTACTCGGCATCGTCTTCACGATCTTTGCTTTCGCGGTGACGAATAAAGGGGCGGGAGAAGTGTTGTCTGGGAAAGGGTATAAGGAATACCGACTCGGGGATTACTCAAACTGGTTGCAGAAGAGAGTTACTGATCAGAAGAATTGGAATAAGATTAAGAGCTGTTTGGTTGATAGTAAAGTCTGTACTGATTTTCGTGACAAGTATCTTAATGATACTGTCGAGGCGTTTTACAGGGAGCACTTATCTGCCGTTCag TCTGGTTGCTGTAAGCCTTCAAACGACTGTCAATTCACCTATGTTGGGCCAACTAACTGGACTAAAACGAACGGCGACTTCACCAATACTGACTGCAATTTGTGGGATAACAATCTGAATACTTTATGCTTCAATTGCCAGTCATGCAAGGCTGGATTTATAGACAACCTCAAGAGCTCTTGGAAGAAGGTGGCGATTGTCAACATCGTATTCCTTGTCTTCCTCATTGTTGTCTACTCTGTTGGCTGCTGTGCTTTTAGAAACAATAGGAGAGACAATGCTTATCATCAAGGGTGGAAGCCTTGA
- the LOC18589072 gene encoding cytochrome c oxidase subunit 6b-2 yields the protein MADESQIELKTAPADFRFPTTNQTRHCFTRYIEFHRCLAAKGEESNECERFAKYYRSLCPGEWVERWNEQRENGTFPGPL from the exons ATGGCGGACGAG TCCCAGATTGAACTGAAAACAGCCCCGGCTGACTTTCGCTTCCCCACAACAAATCAAACTAGACACTGTTTCACCCGCTACATTGAGTTCCACAG GTGCTTGGCTGCAAAGGGTGAAGAGTCTAATGAATGTGAAAGATTTGCCAAATACTATCGTTCTCTTTGTCCTGGTGAATGG GTTGAGAGGTGGAATGAGCAGAGGGAGAATGGTACTTTCCCAGGTCCTCTGTGA
- the LOC18589074 gene encoding WAT1-related protein At4g28040 isoform X1, whose product MGRTDYYKPAWAMIGLQFIYAGVALFTRAALLKGLSPRVFVVYRQGIATLLIAPIAFASRRKNSSRCSLGLKSFAWIFLASLLGVTANQNAYFEGLYLSSSTIASAMTNLIPAVTFVMTAILGLEKVHIQSLTSLAKILGTVICVGGAISMTLLKGPKLLNTELLPPKSSFSPGGENWLLGCLLLLVSSFFWSLWMVLQVPISASCPDHLYSSSWMCFLATLESATVAFLVEKDLEAWSLNSYLELSCCLFTGIALAVSFFVQAWCISRTGPLFSAMFNPLCTVIVTIVAAVFQHEETYIGSLVGAFAVIIGLYIVLWGKAKDVEEIKEGMDPKPLNNQTKIVQVIMDESSEKTSKIDLEEPLLSDKSTKDDDTWMNHK is encoded by the exons ATGGGAAGAACAGATTATTACAAGCCTGCTTGGGCCATGATTGGACTACAGTTCATCTATGCAGGAGTTGCTCTTTTTACAAGAGCTGCTCTCCTCAAGGGGCTGAGCCCCAGGGTGTTTGTAGTCTATAGGCAGGGGATAGCAACCTTGCTCATTGCACCTATAGCTTTTGCGTCAAGGAG AAAAAATTCGTCCAGGTGCTCTTTGGGGTTGAAGAGCTTTGCTTGGATATTTCTGGCTTCTCTTCTTGG TGTTACGGCCAATCAGAATGCATATTTTGAGGGGCTCTACTTGTCATCTTCAACAATAGCAAGTGCGATGACTAATCTAATCCCCGCAGTCACCTTTGTTATGACTGCCATTCTTGG GCTGGAGAAAGTTCATATCCAAAGCTTGACCAGTTTAGCCAAGATACTGGGAACAGTAATCTGTGTTGGTGGAGCCATATCCATGACATTGCTCAAAGGCCCAAAGCTACTAAACACAGAACTACTACCACCTAAGTCTTCGTTCAGCCCGGGAGGAGAAAATTGGTTGCTGGGTTGTCTACTTCTACTTGTAAGCAGCTTTTTCTGGTCACTTTGGATGGTCTTGCAG GTCCCAATTTCAGCTAGCTGCCCTGATCATTTGTATTCATCTTCTTGGATGTGTTTCTTGGCCACATTGGAATCAGCAACAGTGGCATTTTTAGTAGAGAAAGATCTAGAAGCTTGGAGTCTGAATTCATATCTAGAGCTTTCATGCTGTTTATTCACG gGAATTGCTTTGGCGGTGTCTTTTTTTGTTCAAGCCTGGTGCATTTCACGAACAGGTCCACTCTTTTCTGCAATGTTTAATCCCCTATGCACGGTAATTGTGACTATCGTTGCTGCTGTATTCCAACATGAGGAGACATATATTGGAAG CTTGGTTGGCGCTTTTGCTGTGATTATTGGTTTATATATTGTCCTATGGGGTAAAGCTAAAGACGTTGAAGAGATCAAAGAAGGGATGGATCCAAAGCCGCTTAACAATCAGACAAAAATCGTACAAGTCATAATGGACGAATCCTCTGAGAAGACTAGTAAAATTGATCTAGAAGAACCTCTTCTGTCTGATAAATCAACTAAGGATGATGATACTTGGATGAATCATAAATGA
- the LOC18589070 gene encoding protein FLX-like 4 produces MASRQIRSPYERRSLQAPGVIQHGSLAGSGHPAAHWAMESLPPPELLESKIASQAAEIERLAGDNHKLAATHVALREDLVATRYEAQKLKEHIRSIQTESDIQIRVLLEKIAKMEADIRVGESVKKELQEANIEAQNLVKARQELIAQIQQASQELQKTHADVNSLPELHAELAGLRKEHQRLRVTFQYEKGLNIEQVEQMQAMEKNLIEMAREVEKLRTEVLSAEKRVHVPIGPVPYAGGYMNGDPSYVLPFQGGSNYFEGYGRPVMQMHLGPADSMIPYGSSANVPAANAATVSQAVTGPVWGAPYDPSLAQR; encoded by the exons ATGGCTTCTAGACAAATCCGATCACCATATGAGCGACGTTCCCTCCAGGCTCCAGGTGTGATACAACATGGTTCACTTGCTGGCTCAGGTCATCCTGCTGCCCATTGGGCAATGGAGTCACTTCCTCCACCTGAGCTTTTAGAGAGCAAGATTGCTTCTCAGGCTGCAGAAATTGAGCGACTTGCTGGGGACAATCACAAACTGGCAGCTACTCATGTTGCCTTGAGGGAGGACCTTGTTGCTACTCGGTATGAAGCGCAGAAACTCAAGGAACACATCAGAAGCATCCAGACTGAGAGTGATATCCAGATCAGGGTTCTGCTGGAAAAGATTGCAAAAATGGAAGCAGATATTCGGGTTGGTGAGAGTGTGAAAAAGGAGTTGCAAGAGGCAAACATTGAGGCACAAAACTTGGTCAAAGCCAGACAAGAGTTGATTGCCCAAATTCAACAGGCTTCTCAGGAGTTGCAGAAAACCCATGCTGATGTTAATAGTCTGCCAGAGTTGCACGCTGAACTTGCAGGTCTGAGGAAAGAGCACCAGAGATTACG TGTTACATTTCAGtatgaaaaaggtttaaaCATAGAGCAAGTGGAGCAAATGCAAGCTATGGAGAAGAATCTGATTGAAATGGCAAGAGAAGTGGAAAAGTTACGCACTGAAGTCTTGAGTGCTGAGAAGAGAGTGCATG TGCCAATAGGTCCAGTACCATATGCTGGTGGCTACATGAATGGTGATCCTTCATATGTACTACCTTTTCAAGGTGGCAGCAACTATTTTGAAGGATATGGTAGGCCTGTAATGCAGATGCATCTTGGCCCAGCAGACAGCATGATCCCATATGGAAGTAGTGCCAATGTTCCAGCTGCTAATGCTGCAACTGTAAGTCAAGCGGTTACTGGTCCGGTCTGGGGAGCACCATATGATCCATCACTTGCTCAGAGGTAA
- the LOC18589071 gene encoding tetraspanin-15 yields the protein MADNANVADAVAVTVIEENKPKQAQDVKKHIIPEKFFQMEQVSGMLSVVSFVLSLPILASVTWLLYMKSYDCEWLFKLPSLQIGISIGLIFVFLICNAALFLRTRLSPMVGILVVMVPLLVMLIVGIALLGANNMEGRRIPATPSWFQMKIRDNSLWSNIKQCIYDTGVCEDLATTSVDLKSYDFSMKKLSSIESGCCKPPTVCQMQYVNATFWKKDDRLVTQSFSYNNEDCDSWRNDSDILCYDCKSCREGYISTLKSKWLKLGEFLVCMAVLLSTSHLLLFLVTMWELYVS from the exons ATGGCGGATAATGCCAATGTAGCAGATGCTGTAGCAGTGACAGTGATTGAAGAGAACAAACCTAAACAAGCTCAGGACGTGAAGAAACATATTATACCGgagaaattttttcaaatggAACAAGTTTCAGGTATGTTATCGGTGGtctcttttgttctttctctTCCAATCCTTGCCTCCGTCACCTGGCTGCTATACATGAAAAGCTATGACTGCGAATGGCTCTTCAAGTTGCCTAGTTTGCAGATTGGAATTAGCATTGGTTTGATCTTTGTCTTCTTGATTTGCAATGCTGCTCTCTTCTTGAGAACTCGGTTAAGCCCCATGGTGGGAATCCTTGTGGTTATGGTGCCATTGTTAGTGATGCTTATAGTCGGCATTGCACTTCTGGGTGCAAATAACATGGAAGGCAGAAGGATTCCTGCTACGCCATCGTGGTTCCAGATGAAAATCCGTGACAACAGTCTTTGGAGCAACATCAAACAATGCATTTACGACACTGGCGTTTGCGAAGATTTGGCCACGACATCAGTGGACCTCAAATCATATGATTTCAGTATGAAGAAGTTATCATCGATAGAG TCCGGATGTTGCAAACCACCCACAGTCTGCCAAATGCAGTACGTGAATGCCACCTTTTGGAAAAAGGATGATAGACTGGTAACGCAATCTTTTTCATATAACAATGAAGACTGCGATTCATGGAGAAACGACAGCGACATCTTATGCTACGACTGCAAGAGCTGCAGAGAAGGTTATATCAGCACATTGAAAAGCAAATGGTTGAAACTTGGGGAGTTTCTAGTATGCATGGCTGTGCTACTTAGCACTTCTCATTTGTTGCTATTCCTGGTAACAATGTGGGAGCTCTATGTATCTTAG
- the LOC18589074 gene encoding WAT1-related protein At4g28040 isoform X2, with the protein MGRTDYYKPAWAMIGLQFIYAGVALFTRAALLKGLSPRVFVVYRQGIATLLIAPIAFASRSVTANQNAYFEGLYLSSSTIASAMTNLIPAVTFVMTAILGLEKVHIQSLTSLAKILGTVICVGGAISMTLLKGPKLLNTELLPPKSSFSPGGENWLLGCLLLLVSSFFWSLWMVLQVPISASCPDHLYSSSWMCFLATLESATVAFLVEKDLEAWSLNSYLELSCCLFTGIALAVSFFVQAWCISRTGPLFSAMFNPLCTVIVTIVAAVFQHEETYIGSLVGAFAVIIGLYIVLWGKAKDVEEIKEGMDPKPLNNQTKIVQVIMDESSEKTSKIDLEEPLLSDKSTKDDDTWMNHK; encoded by the exons ATGGGAAGAACAGATTATTACAAGCCTGCTTGGGCCATGATTGGACTACAGTTCATCTATGCAGGAGTTGCTCTTTTTACAAGAGCTGCTCTCCTCAAGGGGCTGAGCCCCAGGGTGTTTGTAGTCTATAGGCAGGGGATAGCAACCTTGCTCATTGCACCTATAGCTTTTGCGTCAAGGAG TGTTACGGCCAATCAGAATGCATATTTTGAGGGGCTCTACTTGTCATCTTCAACAATAGCAAGTGCGATGACTAATCTAATCCCCGCAGTCACCTTTGTTATGACTGCCATTCTTGG GCTGGAGAAAGTTCATATCCAAAGCTTGACCAGTTTAGCCAAGATACTGGGAACAGTAATCTGTGTTGGTGGAGCCATATCCATGACATTGCTCAAAGGCCCAAAGCTACTAAACACAGAACTACTACCACCTAAGTCTTCGTTCAGCCCGGGAGGAGAAAATTGGTTGCTGGGTTGTCTACTTCTACTTGTAAGCAGCTTTTTCTGGTCACTTTGGATGGTCTTGCAG GTCCCAATTTCAGCTAGCTGCCCTGATCATTTGTATTCATCTTCTTGGATGTGTTTCTTGGCCACATTGGAATCAGCAACAGTGGCATTTTTAGTAGAGAAAGATCTAGAAGCTTGGAGTCTGAATTCATATCTAGAGCTTTCATGCTGTTTATTCACG gGAATTGCTTTGGCGGTGTCTTTTTTTGTTCAAGCCTGGTGCATTTCACGAACAGGTCCACTCTTTTCTGCAATGTTTAATCCCCTATGCACGGTAATTGTGACTATCGTTGCTGCTGTATTCCAACATGAGGAGACATATATTGGAAG CTTGGTTGGCGCTTTTGCTGTGATTATTGGTTTATATATTGTCCTATGGGGTAAAGCTAAAGACGTTGAAGAGATCAAAGAAGGGATGGATCCAAAGCCGCTTAACAATCAGACAAAAATCGTACAAGTCATAATGGACGAATCCTCTGAGAAGACTAGTAAAATTGATCTAGAAGAACCTCTTCTGTCTGATAAATCAACTAAGGATGATGATACTTGGATGAATCATAAATGA